The following are encoded together in the Actinoplanes sp. N902-109 genome:
- a CDS encoding sulfurtransferase, with translation MLTPGHLPTLTAGEAAELARAGVLLDARAGERYRGETEPVDPRAGHIPGAVSAPTAGNLTDGVPLFRPAEQLRERFQQLDGKPVGVYCGSGVTAAHEVAALAVAGIDAALYPGSWSAWSSDPARPAATGAGQEL, from the coding sequence GTGCTGACCCCCGGGCACCTGCCCACCCTGACCGCCGGCGAGGCCGCCGAGCTGGCCCGCGCCGGGGTGCTGCTCGATGCGCGGGCCGGCGAGCGCTACCGGGGCGAGACCGAGCCGGTCGACCCGCGTGCCGGGCACATCCCCGGTGCGGTCAGCGCCCCGACGGCGGGCAACCTGACCGACGGCGTCCCGCTGTTCCGGCCCGCCGAGCAGCTGCGCGAGCGCTTCCAGCAGCTGGACGGCAAGCCGGTCGGCGTCTACTGCGGTTCCGGGGTCACCGCCGCGCACGAGGTGGCCGCGCTGGCGGTGGCCGGGATCGACGCCGCGCTCTACCCCGGTTCCTGGTCGGCGTGGAGCTCCGACCCGGCCCGTCCCGCCGCCACCGGGGCCGGTCAGGAGCTCTGA
- a CDS encoding lipase: protein MTPSPTRRTLLTAALATGLSVPLHATGPASAAPRLALPVPTGPHPVGTVDLHVEGPAGRALPVSLWYPAAPGAGRYPVASWLAAAPMRALLAANGLPPGLGAPRTAGHRGAPVLRTGERRPVVVYSHSADGHRSETTIMVQELASHGCLAGTVDHADSYGLGPGGELVIPDEQASVTPWDHARDVRAVLDRIGELAAGHNPDIERRRLPAGLGAAIDPHRIGMTGWSKGGTATALVMNEDRRVRAGLSLDGPMQAQPPVAGLDRPFMLMTAEFTRDAEAGVAEFWEQLRGWRLDLRTDGAPHLGYSDYQWLLPQIGAILGWDDAELAGWVGSFDPAHAVRVQQTYPLAFFDRHLRHRRSPLLTGPNPEFPEVHVTIPAGQSS, encoded by the coding sequence GGCGCACCCTGCTCACCGCCGCTCTGGCCACCGGCCTCAGCGTGCCGTTGCACGCAACCGGGCCTGCTTCGGCAGCACCCCGGCTCGCCCTGCCGGTGCCGACCGGGCCGCATCCGGTGGGCACCGTGGATCTGCACGTCGAGGGCCCGGCCGGGCGGGCGCTGCCGGTCAGCCTCTGGTACCCGGCCGCCCCGGGCGCAGGCCGTTACCCGGTGGCGTCGTGGCTGGCCGCCGCACCGATGCGGGCGTTGCTGGCGGCCAACGGCTTGCCGCCCGGGCTGGGTGCACCCCGCACGGCGGGCCACCGCGGCGCACCGGTGTTGCGGACCGGCGAGCGGCGGCCCGTCGTGGTGTACTCGCACAGCGCCGACGGGCATCGCTCGGAGACCACGATCATGGTGCAGGAACTCGCCAGCCACGGCTGTCTGGCCGGGACTGTGGACCACGCCGATTCGTACGGGCTGGGGCCCGGGGGTGAGCTTGTCATCCCCGACGAGCAGGCGTCGGTCACACCGTGGGACCACGCCCGCGACGTGCGCGCAGTGCTGGACCGCATCGGGGAACTGGCGGCCGGTCACAACCCGGACATCGAACGGCGCCGGCTGCCCGCCGGGCTGGGCGCCGCGATCGACCCGCACCGCATCGGGATGACCGGCTGGTCCAAGGGTGGCACCGCGACCGCCCTGGTGATGAACGAGGACCGCCGGGTGCGCGCCGGGCTCAGCCTGGACGGTCCGATGCAGGCGCAGCCGCCGGTCGCCGGGCTGGACCGGCCGTTCATGCTGATGACCGCCGAGTTCACCCGGGACGCCGAGGCCGGCGTCGCCGAGTTCTGGGAGCAGCTGCGCGGGTGGCGGCTCGACCTGCGCACCGACGGCGCGCCGCATCTCGGCTACAGCGACTACCAGTGGCTGCTGCCGCAGATCGGGGCCATCCTGGGCTGGGACGACGCGGAACTGGCCGGCTGGGTGGGGTCCTTCGACCCGGCCCATGCCGTACGGGTGCAGCAGACCTACCCGCTCGCGTTCTTCGACCGGCATCTGCGGCACCGCCGGTCGCCCCTGCTCACCGGACCGAATCCGGAGTTTCCCGAGGTGCACGTCACGATCCCCGCCGGTCAGAGCTCCTGA